One genomic segment of Sander lucioperca isolate FBNREF2018 chromosome 10, SLUC_FBN_1.2, whole genome shotgun sequence includes these proteins:
- the tmem147 gene encoding transmembrane protein 147 yields MTLFHFGNCFALAYFPYFITYKCSGLSEYNAFWRCVQAGATYLFVQLCKMLFLATFFPTWEGGAGVYDFIGEFMKATVDTADLLGLHLVMSRNAGKGEYKIMVAAMGWATAELVMSRCLPLWVGARGIEFDWKYIQMSFDSNISLVHYIAMAAVVWMFTRYDLPKSFRLPVTVLLALCVYKAFLMELFVHVFVLGSWTVLLVKAVLTGAISLCSLFLFVTLVHSN; encoded by the exons ATGACCCTGTTTCACTTCGGGAACTGCTTTGCCCTCGCCTATTTCCCTTACTTTATAACGTACAAGTGCAGTGGCCT CTCAGAGTACAATGCCTTCTGGAGATGTGTCCAGGCTGGAGCGACATACCTGTTTGTCCAACTCTGTAAG atGCTGTTCCTTGCTACATTTTTCCCCACATGGGAAGGAGGAGCTGGAGTTTATGACTTCATAGGA GAATTTATGAAGGCAACAGTGGACACGGCAGACCTGTTGGGTCTCCATCTTGTGATGTCTCGTAATGCCGGTAAAGGGGAGTACAAGATCATGGTGGCTGCCATGGGCTGGGCAACAGCAGAACTTGTGATGTCCAG GTGCCTTCCTCTGTGGGTGGGAGCCAGAGGGATTGAGTTTGACTGGAAATACATCCAGATGAGCTTTGACTCTAACATTAGTTTG gTCCATTATATCGCCATGGCAGCAGTGGTGTGGATGTTCACACGATACGACCTTCCTAAGAGCTTCAGGCTTCCTGTTACGGTgctgctggctctctgtgtcTACAAGGCCTTCCTAATGGA GTTGTTTGTCCATGTCTTCGTGCTGGGCAGTTGGACAGTGTTGTTGGTGAAAGCTGTGCTGACTGGTGCCATCTCTCTCTGCTCACTGTTCCTCTTCGTCACTCTGGTCCACAGCAACTAA
- the LOC116035269 gene encoding macrophage mannose receptor 1-like: MKTGPDMGNKRSSELMLFFLFFDALCLEVFTTGITINCPSQKLNWTEARLYCQKKHTDLVTWNIVDISQLAEFLVGIKVQKAWIGLLRDPENASVWKWINVKSGTGISGDDLSQSNYWAHGEPSSNCAVVKEDLMWHSVTCSDAYDFYCSEKESTYHHNNSLNWYNASQYCKNESDGDLATITIINTDEFEKPGWIGLYREAGETWSWIGQQTSDYRKWAHGEPLTADCGSFNPKNVTWHSSKCSDKQSFVCYDDGMVVVNENKTWEDALMHCRGMGTQCEDSLRPCRYLYDLLSLSVLSNYVIDRIYRATTDEVWTGLRFLGGEWCWVDGQQLGDQGMLPDCPSQWKHCGTLSKYHTKNWIIRDCSERRNFVCYKVNV, from the exons ATGAAGACAGGACCAGACATGGGAAACAAGAGAAGCTCTGAGCTCATGCTCTTCTTCCTGTTTTTTGATGCTCTTTGCCTCGAGGTATTTACCACAGGGATAACAATTAACTGTCCATCTCAGAAGTTGAACTGGACAGAGGCGAGACTGTACTGCCAGAAGAAACACACTGACTTGGTAACTTGGAACATAGTGGACATATCCCAGCTGGCTGAGTTTTTGGTGGGCATTAAGGTCCAAAAAGCCTGGATTGGCCTACTCAGAGACCCTGAAAATGCCTCAGTCTGGAAGTGGATAAATGTAAA AAGTGGAACGGGGATCTCAGGAGACGACCTCTCACAGAGCAACTACTGGGCCCATGGAGAGCCCAGCAGTAACTGTGCAGTTGTGAAAGAGGATTTAATGTGGCACAGTGTGACGTGTTCAGATGCATATGATTTCTACTGCTCAGAAAAGGAAAGCACTTACCATCACAACAATAGCCTTAACTGGTACAACGCTTCTCAGTACTGTAAGAATGAAAGTGATGGTGACCTAGCCACCATCACCATAATAAACACTGATGAATTTGAGAAACCGGGCTGGATTGGACTGTACCGAGAGGCTGGTGAGACCTGGAGCTGGATCGGACAACAGACATCTGACTACAGAAAGTGGGCCCACGGAGAGCCACTCACCGCTGACTGTGGCTCTTTTAATCCTAAAAATGTAACATGGCACAGCAGCAAGTGCTCCGACAAGCAAAGCTTTGTCTGCTATGATGATGGCATGGTGGTGGTGAATGAGAACAAGACATGGGAGGATGCCCTGATGCACTGCAGGGGCATGGGAACCCAGTGTGAGGACTCCTTGAGGCCCTGCAGATACCTCTATGACCTCCTGAGCCTGAGCGTCTTGTCTAACTATGTCATCGACAGGATCTACAGGGCCACGACCGATGAG GTTTGGACAGGCCTGCGCTTCCTGGGAGGGGAGTGGTGTTGGGTGGATGGACAACAGCTGGGAGACCAGGGGATGCTGCCTGACTGTCCGTCCCAGTGGAAACACTGTGGGACCCTGTCCAAATACCACACGAAGAACTGGATCATCAGGGACTGCTCAGAAAGAAGAAACTTTGTCTGTTACAAAGTAAATGTCTAA
- the gapdhs gene encoding glyceraldehyde-3-phosphate dehydrogenase 2 codes for MSDLCVGINGFGRIGRLVLRACLQKGINVVAINDPFIDLQYMVYMFKYDSTHGRYHGEVSQEDGKLMVDGHAISVFQCMKPAEIPWGDAGAKYVVESTGVFLSVEKASSHLQGGAQRVVVSAPSPDAPMFVMGVNEDKYDPSSMTIVSNASCTTNCLAPLAKVIHDNFGIEEALMTTVHAYTATQKTVDGPSAKAWRDGRGAHQNIIPASTGAAKAVGKVIPELNGKLTGMAFRVPVADVSVVDLTCRLSKPATYAQIKEACKKAAHGPMKGVLGYTEDQVVSSDFIGDTHSSIFDAGAGISLNDNFVKLISWYDNEFGYSHRVADLLLYMHTKE; via the exons atgtcAGACCTCTGTGTTGGAATCAATGG TTTCGGTCGTATTGGCCGTCTGGTCCTGAGGGCCTGCCTTCAGAAAGGCATCAATGTTGTGGCCATCAATGACCCCTTCATTGACTTGCAGTACATG GTCTACATGTTCAAGTATGACTCCACCCACGGCCGTTACCATGGTGAGGTCTCCCAAGAAGATGGCAAGCTTATGGTCGATGGACACGCCATCTCTGTCTTCCAGTG TATGAAGCCAGCAGAGATTCCATGGGGCGACGCTGGAGCCAAGTACGTTGTCGAGTCCACTGGAGTCTTCCTCAGTGTGGAGAAGGCCtct TCTCACCTCCAGGGCGGAGCTCAGCGTGTGGTTGTGTCCGCCCCCTCACCTGATGCTCCGATGTTTGTCATGGGAGTTAACGAGGACAAATACGACCCCTCCTCCATGACCATCGTCAG CAATGCCTCCTGCACCACCAACTGCCTGGCCCCCCTGGCCAAAGTCATCCACGATAACTTTGGCATTGAGGAGGCTCTCATG ACTACAGTCCATGCATACACAGCCACCCAGAAGACAGTGGACGGTCCCAGCGCCAAGGCCTGGCGTGATGGCCGCGGTGCTCACCAGAACATCATTCCCGCCTCCACCGGTGCCGCTAAGGCAGTGGGCAAAGTCATCCCCGAACTCAATGG TAAGCTGACAGGCATGGCGTTCAGGGTGCCAGTTGCCGACGTGTCAGTGGTGGATCTGACATGTCGTCTGTCCAAGCCTGCAACGTACGCTCAGATTAAGGAAGCCTGCAAGAAGGCCGCACATGGGCCCATGAAGGGAGTGCTGGGTTACACCGAGGACCAG GTGGTGTCCTCTGACTTCATCGGTGACACCCACTCTTCCATCTTTGATGCTGGTGCCGGCATCTCCCTCAACGACAACTTCGTCAAGCTCATTTCCTG GTATGATAATGAGTTTGGCTACAGCCACCGTGTCGCTGACCTGCTGCTGTACATGCACACCAAGGAGTAG